The DNA region CGAGCACGACAATCACGTTGGCGCCGAGTGCAAAGTAGCGCGACCATTCCGGGTGCTTGTCCAGCAGGCCGTAGTAGTCGGCGCTCTGGAAGGCGACCTTCGTCGTCGTCATCTTACGGTTGTCAAAGGTCGTGTCGGTCCAGACGCCCTTGTTGTTCACAAACGCGCGGTCGCCCACGTACTGCAATGCCAGATACGCTTCGCGCTGCGCGGACGGCGTGGCCGTACCCGCCATGCCCGGCAGCGGTACGGCAGCCGCAGTGGTCGGCGCGGCGGCCGGCGCGTTGGCAGACCCCATGCGCGAGTTGTTCTGCGACTGCTCGACGGCGCCGGCGCCGCTGGCCGCGGCCGGTGTGGCGTTGGCCTTCTGCATATCCGCCGCCGCCTGGTCGCGGCCCGGCTGGTTCAGCACCTGGCTCGTCTCGTTCACCAGGAACGAGGTGTAGGGCGTGACGATGCCGTAGCGCACCGACAGCGACACGATCTCGTCGACGATCTCCTTCTGCGCGCCGCGCAGCCGCACCTGATCGAGCAGGTAGCCGATCTTGCGCGTCGCCCACAGGCGCGCCAGCGACGCATCGCCGCCGGACTGTGCGAACTGGACGTCCCGATAGACGTACGACTGCGGGCGGCCGTTGATCGTGCCGGAGAGCGTAATCGTGCCGTTACCGCCGCCGCGATAGCGGCCCGCCAGCACGATCTGTTGCCCGGCAAACAGGTCAACCAGCGCCTGCGGGTACTGGTCGTTGACCGTCATGCCGCCCCAGTCGATCTTGATGTCGGCCAGCACGGGCGTGGACACCTTGGCGTAGAAGCCCGAAACCACTTCGTTGATGTTCTCTTGTGGCTTGATATACGCGCTGGCGCCACGCAGCCCCTGCGACAGCGAGTCCAGCAGGACCGTGTTCACGTCATAACCGACGCCAAACGTGAACAACCGCACGTTGCGCTTCGCGGTCTGCAGCGCGCTGGACAGAATGCGGTTGGGGTCGGTCACGCCGGTCGTCGGCATGCCGTCGGTCATGAAGATGATGATCGCCGGGCGCTCGCCGTCCACCATCGTCAGCGCTTCGAGCAGCGCCTGATTGATATCGGTGCTGCCCTCGGCGCGCACGGCGCTCACGAACGCCAGCGCGCTCTTGATGTCCGAGGCCGGGCGCAGGCTCGTCGCGTAGCGTGTTACGCCGGTGCTGAACGTGATGATGTTGAAGCGGTCGGCCGGATTCAGTTGACCGATGACGTACTGCATCGCCTGCTTGGCTTGATCGATCTTGTTGCCCTGCATCGAACCCGACACGTCAAGCACGTAGATCACGTCTTTCGAGACCACTTCGCCCGGGCGCGCCTCAACCTTCGGCGCGGCCAGCAGCACGAAGAAGCCATCCTCGCCACTCGCCGGCTTGTACGTCAGCAGGTTGACGGCGATATCGCCCTGCGAAGTCGAGAAGTACAGCGCGAAGTCCTGGTCGGGCCGCACGTTCTTCGCTTCCCAGCCGGCTACCGCCGCGTACTCCCCGTTGCGCTTGACCGCAACGTCATGCGACGGCGAGTAGAT from Chloroflexota bacterium includes:
- a CDS encoding VWA domain-containing protein, producing the protein MKHPFRFVLFFALLLAFAWGAMPVRADGIVVPCPPPMDGQAPRPCPTPTLQPCPAGARCVPVSPSLAIKYHRVTVTIDNQVATTRVDQVFLNDSGVDLEGLYIFPLPPDATVSDFAMWVDGKRLEAEVLDANRARQIYTGIVNQRRDPALLEYVGRGAFQARVYPIPAHGEKRIELEYKQVLAAENGLIKYVYPLNTEKFSSRPLLDASVTVNIKSKDAIKAIYSPSHDVAVKRNGEYAAVAGWEAKNVRPDQDFALYFSTSQGDIAVNLLTYKPASGEDGFFVLLAAPKVEARPGEVVSKDVIYVLDVSGSMQGNKIDQAKQAMQYVIGQLNPADRFNIITFSTGVTRYATSLRPASDIKSALAFVSAVRAEGSTDINQALLEALTMVDGERPAIIIFMTDGMPTTGVTDPNRILSSALQTAKRNVRLFTFGVGYDVNTVLLDSLSQGLRGASAYIKPQENINEVVSGFYAKVSTPVLADIKIDWGGMTVNDQYPQALVDLFAGQQIVLAGRYRGGGNGTITLSGTINGRPQSYVYRDVQFAQSGGDASLARLWATRKIGYLLDQVRLRGAQKEIVDEIVSLSVRYGIVTPYTSFLVNETSQVLNQPGRDQAAADMQKANATPAAASGAGAVEQSQNNSRMGSANAPAAAPTTAAAVPLPGMAGTATPSAQREAYLALQYVGDRAFVNNKGVWTDTTFDNRKMTTTKVAFQSADYYGLLDKHPEWSRYFALGANVIVVLDGQAYEIFDTGGPAAQVTPATLPLVTPNALASTPAPQAVTNTPVPAVTTSAPAATGGAPGAFGVPCALGLLVAVGMAAALWLYRR